The genomic DNA TATTTGTGAAGGTATAGTAGTCCTTGGGCAATTCCTTCTATTATGGTAAAGCGTTTGTTCCAATCTAACAACTTTCTTCTAGTGGAATCTTCTCAcacacaaaaagaaagaaatataatGTCATGTGAAGGTGTATTATATTAAATAGTAAACAACCATAAATATGTTAGAAAGACAAAATAGATGTCATGAGAAGGTATATATATCAATAACTTTTAATTCTCTACATcaagaaacttgaatttctcttCTTAATATATCAATTATCTGTTTTTACTGCTGAAATGAAGGATTTATCATAATATAGAATATATTAAGGAAACAGTTGACATCCCTGATTATTCTTTAGACAGACACAAATATTCCATAAACAACCTTAAGAGATTGTCGCAATTAACATATCTCACCAAATAAAAAGAAGTCCAAGCTTTTGTTGGGCATATACTCATAGATCAATATCCGCTCTTGTTCATGAATGCAATGTCCGATTAGCCGAACAAGATTTGTATGCTGAAGCTTACAAATGAGtgttaattcatttttaaattcaataatTCCTTGTCCAGAAGTTTGTGAAAGTTTCTTCACAGCTACTTCTTGCCCTGAAGGTAGAATTCCCTGAATTGAatataaaaacattattaataaaatgtatGAATCCATAATCTGAACTATTTCATGGTGCAGTTATGATATctcaataaacctaaaaaaggGTCACCTTGAAAACAGGTCCAAAGCCACCTTGTCCTAACTTGTTTTCAGAAGAAAAGCCATTGGTAGCCACAATTATTGATGAATAGCTAAACACTTTTAAGTCATCGCCGTTGCTCAAATCTCCTTTTAGATCGTCGCCATCACAATATCGTCTAGAAGTTTCAAGATCTTGAATCTGAATCTGCATTCTTATTCTTTCCTCCTCTGTTTATATAAAGGTGAGAAATGAAATATTAAGGGATTGTTATAACTGGGTactaaatataatatttgataaaaCTTAAATACCTCGAAGCACTTGTTTTCGTTTCATTAAAGCTCGGAGCAGAATGGAAAGACCGATAATTAGCATAAGAGTCCCCATTCCAGCGCAAATCCATATCCCCTTGTTAAATACTATAACAAGAAACTGATTTGAGTTATATATTTCAACGAATTACTTGCTTTTCTCTTCTTatacaaatatgaaaaaatgttCTTGTGGTCAAATACAATAACTGAagctaattttaaaaaaaatttactttctCTTGTGCTAGGCCTGCTTCCAGTCAGTCATTttggaaaaataatatttgcaaTATAGTAGTTAGAGTTATACATACCTTTGTGATCAGCGTTCTTAATCAAAATGTAAAAGACGTCGTCACCACTGCTTGCAATGTTAAGACCTTCAGTTGATACCAAGAAGACACAACCAGTTCCATTTCCATAGTAGTTATTGAATCCAAAACAGCTGCAGTTAGTCCAGCACATTTCTTGGCAATCACTTATGCCATAACTAGCATTTTCTATATTGTTTACGATATTGTCATTACTGTAAACGTGCTTGTTATCAAACTTATCACCAGGATTCCTGCAAGCAGGTATCTTGGCTTCACCCCATTTTTGGCACCCTCCGTTAGTGTTATACCCATAACACATATCAGCCCTTGCTATGTCACCAAACTCACCTCCTTCTCTGTTTATCAGTTGCCCAGTTTGTAATAGAGTCCATTTGGTAAGACCGTTTTCATTTTGAGCTGTGTATGCGAAGTACTCATCAGACACAACTTTGACCTTCAAATCTTCTCCAGGTATATTCTCAAATCTATTGTTTTTCATCAGTTTTCCACTTGTCCAATAAACTTTTTCTCTACGCTTGATAACCAATTCTTTTCTTGTGGCTTCCCACTCAAGCCTGAATGGACCAGGAGACAGAATTGTATCACTAATACTTGAAACCAGCGACCAGTTTTCACCAGTTTTACGATTCACACCTAATTTCATACCAGGGAGTAAACTGTCGGTTGGATGATCAAAACTTTGCCACAACACAATGTTCTTCTGAATATCTTTCAACACAAAGTTACCTGTATCCAACAACGTGGCAAcgatataattactattgttaaAAGGTGGTGGTGAAGCATACAGGATTATTGGTTTGCCAATTTTGGATTCTATTTTTAGCACACCAGAGTAGTTTAGTGATAGAGTTGCTGAATTAATGTCAACAGGTTGGTTTCTGTTAGAAATCCACACTAACCAATCATCTTTCCCTTTGCCAAATATGCTGAGATAAGTGAGGTTTTCAGGATCCGGATTTCGGTTAAAATTCATGCAATATCTACCTTGTTTAGAACACAACGTAGATGTGGCACTGGCATTCAGTATATCTCCTGGCTTCATACTATCAGTATTTTCTGCTTTGACATAGGTAGAAATAGTAGTGCACCACCACAGGCAGAAGTATGTGAAGAGAAGCAAAGCTTGAAGTTTCTCTTGTGCACTACAAAGTACCATGATTGATCTTCAAATGTGGGAactatattttgaaattcaGATGAAGATGGGAATGGAATGACACTCTAAAGTAGAGCATACTAGTTCACATTCCATCTAAgacaatttaaatataaattttttaacaaaaatatcatgtaattatttaattttcttccGTACTAAATTATTTGATTGGTGGGTGTACATTTTCATGTCAGAACTTTCATTTTAAGAGACAAAAAGTTCTATTTACGTACTACCTGAAAGCAACAGATGAGCAGTAAATAATTATTGAACCACTACAAAATGAATGTGTCCCCTATAATTCTTGTGGTACTTGGTATCATTGCTACATACCCCGCCCTAACGCACCCTTAAAGGCCACACATTAAAGCAAGTATACAATTCCATATATCAATACCCTCCATCTTCACTTTCTTGGAGCTCTCTAGAGCCTAGCATTACCACCATATATAAGgctgtaaaaacaaaaaatcgaatcgaatcaaacttttgaaactGAATTGgttaataaaaatttagaaactCTTTACagcttataataatatatatgatattaaatcaAATAGAAGGTGAACTCAGTTGGATTGGTAAAGCTTTAAGGTTGCTCTATGCTCTTAGATGGCTCAAAGAGATATTAACCTATGTGAATCCAATTTCTGATGTTATTTTTCTTCGGCTTCGTTCTTTTATCATGTTTAAAGGTTGGTCTTTGTGAGCAAAACCTATTCCAAATACACACTTAGAGATTGAATGTTTGAAGAGATGAATCAGATCTTTGATAAAAGTGGTTGATAGCTACCATAacaattgttgtttttgtatttccaaactgttgtatttggattatgattgagtcacgaccaggtcgctctctttaagacgttatcaaccacgccgcctccagaTAAAACAAGCCCAGCTACAACTGTGCAGTTAACTACTGCACTctgtagaaaaccgttcgagaTTTACACGTTcgatatggtactaagaccactctttaatactgaaatcactttaatatggtattgttaccactctgttatggtgctgagaccactcaaatatggtgttaacaccattctaactttaagtTCTCCAAACTATCAATTTGGTActacgaccactcaaatatAGTGATACCACTGTTTCTccttaaatagaaaaatattgaaatactttttatatataccgttaagatcattcttaattccgacggaacattgttattccaaatagggactatgatcttaaaagtactCTTTATTCTGAAGGGACATATATTATCAAAGGGACTATGTTTtaaagaccattcttaattccgaagggacattaaaccgaaaagggactatggtcttaagaacactcttaattccgaagggacagaaaaggagaagaagaaaagaaaggctcgtcaacacaagtcaagaaagggagaagagagaaagagttcccgacaactcaatgaaattctttggtgtgtttttgAACTAAGTGGAGTCCTCTTTTTATATAGAGATTCtgtaactgttttagcaaaaattgcgaCAGCAATTACTCTAATgaataagattaaaatggagtttatccattaatcagttcaacaacacttgtggataagatcaaaagaaACTATTGGATTGGAATCaaggaaatataagaaattcaattaaattcttattcttatcacaacTACTATAAGCTAAATATATGGGAAGTGATATTctcgaataaaaataataattactattatttttatcatcattatcaagtatttaaaattaaataccgcaatttaaac from Medicago truncatula cultivar Jemalong A17 chromosome 8, MtrunA17r5.0-ANR, whole genome shotgun sequence includes the following:
- the LOC25502333 gene encoding LOW QUALITY PROTEIN: G-type lectin S-receptor-like serine/threonine-protein kinase At1g67520 (The sequence of the model RefSeq protein was modified relative to this genomic sequence to represent the inferred CDS: substituted 1 base at 1 genomic stop codon), coding for MVLCSAQEKLQALLLFTYFCLWWCTTISTYVKAENTDSMKPGDILNASATSTLCSKQGRYCMNFNRNPDPENLTYLSIFGKGKDDWLVWISNRNQPVDINSATLSLNYSGVLKIESKIGKPIILYASPPPFNNSNYIVATLLDTGNFVLKDIQKNIVLWQSFDHPTDSLLPGMKLGVNRKTGENWSLVSSISDTILSPGPFRLEWEATRKELVIKRREKVYWTSGKLMKNNRFENIPGEDLKVKVVSDEYFAYTAQNENGLTKWTLLQTGQLINREGGEFGDIARADMCYGYNTNGGCQKWGEAKIPACRNPGDKFDNKHVYSNDNIVNNIENASYGISDCQEMCWTNCSCFGFNNYYGNGTGCVFLVSTEGLNIASSGDDVFYILIKNADHKDNSNQFLVIVFNKGIWICAGMGTLMLIIGLSILLRALMKRKQVLREEERIRMQIQIQDLETSRRYCDGDDLKGDLSNGDDLKVFSYSSIIVATNGFSSENKLGQGGFGPVFKGILPSGQEVAVKKLSQTSGQGIIEFKNELTLICKLQHTNLVRLIGHCIHEQERILIYEYMPNKSLDFFLFDSTRRKLLDWNKRFTIIEGIAQGLLYLHKYSRLXIIHRDLKASNILLDENMNPKISDFGVARMFTKQETEANTNIIVGTYGYMSPEYAMEGVFSTKSDVYSFGVLLLEIVSGEKCNSMYREDRPLNLVGHAWELWKEGVVLQLVDPLLNETFSEDEVLRCVHAGLLCAEENADDRPTMSNVISILTNKIKVDVFPKKPAYYGGTRVFDEETYGEEVGVDSTCENSHL